The Pyxidicoccus trucidator genomic sequence AAGTGGTGCGGGTGGTGCTACTCGCCGACCGCCGCGTAGCGGTAGTCCTCTTCGAACTCGCGCTGGCTGCCCGCGGCCACGCTGGGGCTCAGCTTCGCCACCAGCTTCTCGCCCTCGTCCGTGAGCGTGTTCTCCGTGAGGTCCAGGTGCTTGAGGTGCGCGAAGGCCGCGGCGTTCTCCGCGAGGATGCGCGCGCCCGCGTCCGACATCGTGCCCTTGGACAGGTCCAGCTGCTCCAGCTGCTTGAGCACCTTCGACTGGGGCAGCACCTTGCAGAGCTCGTCCGTGAATTCCGAGTTGCACAGGCCCAGCGACTTGAGCTTCGGCAGGCCCTTGCCGTCGAGGATGGGCTGGATGTCCTCCACCCCGCCCTCGGCGCCATAGTTGTCGGCGCCGAACCAGACCTCCAGCTTCTCCAGCTTCGGCCACTTCGCGGCGGCGACGGACTTCACCGCCGAGAGGGCCAGGCCGCCGGTCTCGATGGTGAACTCGCGCAGCTCCGGCAGGTCGACGTTGCCCAGCTCCAGGGAGTGGCCGCGCAGGCGCAGGGAGCGGAGGTTGGGGAGCAGCTTGTAGAGGGCGGAGATGTCGTGGAGGTGGGACCACGAGATTTCCGTGTCGTCCGGATACTCGAAGTCGCCGATGAACAGGCTCTGGAGCGTCTTCGAGCCGCCCAGGTCGGTGAGTGCCTCGGTGAGGGAGCTGATGGTGCCTTCGTAGTCATTCTCATCATCGAAGTGCGCCATGCCGATGGTGAGTCCCTGGAGGAACCGCGCCGAGGGGTGCGCGAGCAGCTCCTTCAACAGCTCGCCGATGTCCCGGTCGGAGTCGTAGTCCTTCTGGCCCACGCGCGCGGTGCGGATGAAGCCCAGGTGCCACTCCACCGTCAGCTCCTCTTCGTCCAGCGCGTCCGCCAGGTCGCCGAGCAGCGCGGCCTTGCGGCTCTCGAGGAGGGAGGAGACCTGCTTCTTGAGCTTCGTGGCCTCCTCGCCGCTCGCCTGCATCGCCGCGTGCTGGAGGGCGATGAGCTCGCCGCGCGGGTCGCCCTGGCGCTGCAGCCAGTCGCCGTAGACGAGGTATGCGTCCGCGTTGTCCGGGTTGGCGATGATGGTGGCCTCGAGCTCCGGGTTGGACGCGCTCTCGCCGCCCTCGTCACCGTCGGACTCGCCTTCGTCGCCCTCGCCGGCCAGCTCGTAGCCCTTCTTCTCCTTCTCACGGACGAGCTTCTCGTACTCCTTCTTCGCCGCGGCGGGAGAGTCGAAGGTCTGCGTCTTCTCCTGGCCGTCCGTGCCGATGCGACCCCAGCGCGTGGTGAAGGTGTTGTCGGCGAGGGTGATCTGCCAGAACTTGCTGGAGCTGCCTTCCTTGAACTCGTACCGCGGCATGGACGTCCTCCGCGCGCCTTCCTGGCGCGTCCCGGACCGGACGCTAGAGAAGCGCCCGCGCAAGCTCAAGCGCCGTGCCAGTCCAGGCCTCCCATGGGGACTCAGGGGGCTCGGCGGGCCCGGCCGTGGGCCCGGAACGCCCAGGCATTCCGGCCTTGCTTCCCAGGACGCGCACGCGGGGGGAGGGCCCGCTCAGGTCCAGCAGGTGCAGGCCCAGCCGGGCATCGGCGTCCAGCGCGTCGTGGGGGCCCTGACTGGCCGCGTCCACGAGGAGCACGTCCACCCGGGCACGCTTCGTGCTCGCGGTGGCCTCGGAGAGGACGGTGTCCAGGTCGGTGGCGGTGAGGACCTCCGCCGTGCCCCGCTCGCGCCACTCGCGCAGCAGCAATTCGCACAGGCCGCGCTCCGGCTCCAGGGGGAGCTGTCCCTTGCCGTCCTGGAGGAAGACCACCCGGAAGCGGAGGTCCTCGGCGGTCAGCCACGCGGACAGCCGGCGCACGAGGCACAGCACCAGCCCGAGCGCCACCACCACGCGCTGCCAGCGCACGCCCGCGTCCTTCACCCGCGCGTCCGCGAGCTCCGGCAGCAGGGCGAACGTCACCACTCGCCGCCGCCGCACCGCGACGCTCTCGTCGCGCGTGTAGTAGAGGAGCTCGCCCTCCACGTAGCGCACGTCGAAGAGGTCCAGGCTCGGCTCGTCCTCCATGTAGACGAGCTCGGAGGTGACGAGGTTCTCCAGGCTGCCCACGTTGGAGACGGACGCGAAGCCTCCCTGCGGGAAGGAGGCCTCGTCCTCCAGGGTGGTGGGTGTTGGGCCGGAGGAGACCGGACGCGCGCGAAGCTTCGGGGGCAGGGTGCGGGAGAGGGCCTCCGCTGCCTCCACCGCCTGCTCCAGCGCCATGCGCTGCGCCTTGCCCTGGAGGTGCTCCAGGTTCTCCAGTGTGAAGGCCTCCGTGTCACCGAGGAGTGCCTGGGCTCGACGGGCGGCGCTGGCCAGGGCCTCGTAGCCTTCGGCCAGCCGCTCCAGCGCGGCGCCGGCTCCGGGCTCGCGAAGGGCCGCGTAGCCGGCGTGCAGCAGCTCCTCGGGAGGACGGTCCAGCACCCGTCGCGCCAGGGCCGGGCTCAGCGCGGTGCCGGCGTCGTAGCCGAGGCGCGTCAGCACACGGGCGACGAGGAAGGCGACGCCCCGGGGGCGGAGTGGCTCGGGCAGGCGGGCCAGGGCGGACGACACGGCGTCCAGGTGCGGCTCCGCAGCCAGCCGCGCGAGCACGTGGTCGTCGTAGGCGCGCACGGCGGCGCGCAGCCGGGGCAGCGTGTCCGGGACGGGCAGGGTGGGGGAGAGCGGGACGCCGGAGACGAGCCGGCCGAGGTCGGAGACCAGGGCCGGCGGGGGCAAATCGGGTGACTCCGCGAGCGTGGCCAGGAGCCAGGGCACCGCGTGCGTCAGGGCCTCGGGCGTGGGGCCCTCCTGCCGGGCAAGGCACAGCCCGGCGCACAGCCAGCGCTCCGCGTCCTGGGGTCCTCGCAGCTCCGCGCTCATGCCTTGCTCAGGTGAGGCCCAGCAGCCGGGGCACCTTCTCCTCCAGCAGGTCTATCTCCTCGCGGCTCTCGCCCAGGTAGGAGAGGAGCTGGAGGTCCTGCCGCTCCACCGCGCCGCCGTGGAAGATCCACGCGCGCGTGCGCAGCAGCCGGTACAGCTTCACCAGCTTGCGGTCGCTGATGAAGACGCCGTCCTCGCGCGTCAGCGTCTGCACCACCCGGCGGAACTCGCGCAGCAGCTCGTCCCGGAAGAAGAGGTCCCTGTCGCGCAGCTCCTTCCCGTCCGGGCCCGTCTCGCGCCGCCCCATCATCAGCGTCAGGTAGCGGTGCGCCTTGAGCACGTCGTCCAGCGAGGCATGCCCCTCCGCCCACGGCTTCTGGTTCATCTCGCGGTAGGTCTGCGAGTCCAGGCCGGAGTCGAGCAGCTCCAGGAAGTAGCGGTCCTGCACCGGGCGGCACGCGGCCTTCAGGCAGAAGCGGTCCTTCAGCGCGCCCAGCTCCGCGTGCTCGGGCAGCTCGTTGGTGGCAGCGAAGAGGACCTTGAGTTTCACCGGCTGCGGCGCGCCGTCCTGGTAGAACTTGCGCTCGTTGATGACCGTCAGCAGCGCGTTGAGGATGGCCGAGCTGGCCTTGAACACCTCGTCCAGGAACACGAGCTTCGCGGTGGGCAGCTTGCCGCCCTCGCGGCGGATGTAGCGGCCCTGGCGCAGCAGGTTGATGTCGATGGGGCCCAGCACCTCCGACGGCTCCGTGAAGCGCGTCAGGAGATATTCGAAGTAGTCCTCGTTGGGGATGCGCAGCGCCTCCCGGAACTTCAGCACCAGGTCCGACTTCGCCGTGCCCGGAGGCCCCACCAGCAGCAGCGGCTCCTGCGCCACCGCCGCCACCGTCATCAGGTCCACCAGGGTCTGCTTGCCCACGAAGTGCCGGCCGAGCGCCACGCGAAAGCGGTTGAGCCGCTCGCGCAGGGTGTGGGCCTCGCGGGAGAGCGCGTCGAAGGACAGCTCGCTGATGGGGTCGACGGCGGCCGACTCGTCGCGCCGGGGAAGACTGCTCATGTTGTGCGCTCCTCCAGCTCCCGATGGATGCGCCGTCGCACCAGGAATTCGTCCTCGTCCAGCCAGCTCCGCGCGCGCTCACCCGTGCCCTGGCCCACTTCCACATGGCCCAGCACCAGCGCGTCCGCCAGCTCCACGACGGAGAGGCAGAAGTGGCTGTTCGTGTTGTAGCTGTCCGTCACCGAAGGCAGTTGCTCCGACAGCCGCGCCAGCCCGGGCATGGCCACCTCCACCGGCGCGTGCGCCAGCGCTCCCGCCAGGCTCCGCGTCAGCGCCAGCCGCTCCGGCAGGGCGCCCTTCGCGGCGGTCAGCGAGTCGAAGGCCCGGTCGAACACGGGCGCCGCCTCGCCCGCGCGGCCCAGCATCGCCAGTCCCGCGGCCACGCCGAGCTGCGCCGGCAGCGGCGTCTTCGGCCGGGTGAGGAGCCCCCGCGCCGCGTCCACCAACTCGCCAGCCTCGCGCGACAGGCCCACCCGGCGCAGGCCGCGCAGGCTCAGCCCGAGGAGGCCCTGGCCCCACGCCGGGGACTCGGGAGGCAGCGCCGCCAGCACCTTGCGCAGGCGGCCCGCCAGCGCCATCGCCCGGTCCGCACGGCCGAAGAGCGCCGCCAGCGTGAGCGCGTCGCCCAGCAACAGCCCCTGCGCCTCGCCAGGAAGCCCTTCCAGAGCCCCCACCAGCCGGTCCAGCAGCGGCAGGGCGCGCGCGGGGGGCAGACGCGGCAGCGTGTCCAGCAGCCCTCCCAGGAGCCGCTGGCGCTCCGGAGCGGCCAGCTTCGGGGCCGTGGCGCGCGCGGTGAGCGCCTCCACCTCGGCCGCGACCTTGCCCGCATCCTTTATATCCCGCAGGGCTGCGAACTCCTCCCCGCGTAGGTCCCGCGCGCCGCGCCCGAAGGCCCGTGCCGGGTCCAGCCGCTCGCTGGGCTCCAGCAGCGCGGAGGACTGCCGCAGCCGGTCCACCTTGTACCGCTGGAAGGTGCTCAGCGCGTTCAGCTCCGCGGCGATGTCCGGAGGCAGCGGCGTCTCCGGAGGCAGCCCCTCCAGCGCCTGCGCCACGCGCGCGCCGTAGGCCCGCGAGAGGAAGCCGTGGATGGGCTCCGTCACGTCGAGCGCGTCGGTGGCGGTGGTCGCGAGCGCGCGGGCCCGGTCGGCCTGCCCCAGCCGCGCCAGCCCGCAGGCGAAGACGAAGTGGACGTACGCCTGGGTGAGCGCGGGCGCGGCCTCGATGGAGGAGCGGCGGCGCGTGGTCCGGGTGAAGCGCTCCAGCATCGCCTCCAGCTGTGCCACCAGCCGTGGGGCGTGCGTCACGTCGGTGCCGACACGGAGGAAGCGGGGCACGTCCCTAGCCAGCGACAGGCCGCGCTGGAGCATCCCCAGCAGCCGGTCTCCCGCGCGCGCCAGTCCGAGCGGGTCTCCCCCGGCGAGCCGGTCCAGCGACGCCCGCGCCAGCCACAGCGAGCGCACGTCGAGCGCCACGTCGTGCCGGTCCAGCCAGCGCTGGAGCGAGGGCACGTCACCGGGCGCCGCGCCCCCGGGCGTGAGCACCGCGCGCACGAGGCTGCTGGTGAGCGCCCGCACGTCGTCGTCCGAAGGCGTGGCGCGCGCGAGCAGCTCGGCGGCGGAGGGGGCGCCCTCCGTCTCGGCGTCGGCCCAGCGCGAGGCCAGCTCGGTGGCCTCGGGCCCGGCGCTCTCCCAGACGGCGCGGGTCCAGCACAGGCCCGCGTCGCGCCTGCGTCCGAGCTGTCCATTCAGCTCCGCCATGCGGACCCAGAGCTGCTGCCGCTCCGCCGCGTCCGCAGGGGCGTCCAGGGAGAGGAAGGACTTCTCCAGCTTCGCCAGCTCCTCCTCGGCGGCGCCGAGCTGCGAGGGCGTGAGCGGAGCCAGCCGCGCGGCCGGTGTCGCGGTCCTGACGGCGCGTGTGGACGCGCCAGCCGTCGAGGGCGAAGGCTCGGCAGGCTGTGGAGTGGAGCGGCGGTTGCGGCGCGACGTCTTCGCGTCCTTGTCGTCCTCCTCCTCGGCCTTCTCGGGCTTCGTCGCACCGGCGGACTGCCACTCACCCGCGGCTGCCTCGAAGGCGTCGAAGTCGAACGTCGTCCCTCGCACCCACGGCACCAGCGCGGCGCTGGCCGTGTCCACCACGTAGTCCACCCAGGCGTCGAGCGGCTGGAAGGCGGACTCGGGCAGGCGCTCGGCGCGGAAGGCTCCGCCGCCCGTGGGGTGCAGCCACGTCACGGTGTCCCGCTCGGGCGCGAGCAGCGCGCGCAGCCTGTCTCGCCGCACGGGCGGCTCCAGCAGCCCGTCACACGGCAGGTACAGGTCCGCGAGCTGCGGCAGCGGCGCGTAGGCCATGCCGGACAGCCCCAGCTCCGGAGGCCGCTCCCGTCCCGCCCTGGCCCGCAGGACGATGCACGGCGCCTCCGGTGGACCGGAGACGGCGAAGCGAAGCTGCGCCAGCAGCGCCTCCGGCAGCGTGTGGACGAGTGATTCCACCTGGGCCAGCGCGTTGTCGCGCAGCACCCAGAGGCTCGCCGGCTCCGTGCGCGCCGCGCGGGTGAGGCGCAGCGGCACGGCGAGGCGGCCCGGCGCGGGTTGGGCTTCCCAGTGCTCCGCCGGCTCGGGGAGCCGCAGGTCCGTGAGCTGGTAGAGGTCCGTCCACGGCCCGTCCGGCGCCGTCAGCCAACGGCCGTCTGCCGGGAGGAGCAGCAGCGTCCCCGGCGCGGCCTGGAGCGTGCGCGCGAGCGGATGCGTCGTTCCCAGCTCCACCCAGATGGAGTGCTGTCCCGGCACCGCGGGCACGAAGGCTCGCAGCCCGCCCGTGTGGTCCAGCGCGCCCGTGAGGGTGAAGTACGGAGGCGCCACCGCGCGTAGCAGGGCTCGTTGCGGGGCCGCCTTGCCGCCACTCGCGAAGCAGACCTCCTGCCGGTCGCAGCCCAGCCGCAGCATCTCGCCCGCCAGGGGCAGCAGCGCGCTGGCTTCCGCCGGCAGGAACAGCACCGGGCCTCCGGGCGCGGCATCGACGGGGACACTGCGCGAGCGGATGAGCTCCGCCCAGCACAGCACCGGGGACGTGGCACCGGCCTCCTTCGTCTCTGTGCGGACACCGAGTGAGGCCAGTTCCTTGAGCGCGGCCTTCGACAGGGAGACGTCCGGGGTGACGAAGAGCGCACCCTCGGCCGTCCGGCGGTAGCGCGCCGGTGAAGCCTGGACTTCGGCGGGGACGAGGCCGGAGGTGAGCGCGAGCTGGAGCGCCTCCTCACTGGGAAAGACGAGCGTGGACATCAGGCCTTCTGGCCCACCTTTCCGGAGACTTCCTCGGCGGAGGACGTGGGCTCCGCGGCTTGCCCGGCCGGAGTGTCGCGCCGGACGATGACGCGGCCCAATTCGGACGCCTTCAGCGTGCCGCCAGCGATGAGCTTGTCCACGAGGCGGCGGTGCTCCTCCTCGTGCTCCATGGGCAGCGCGTCCGAGTCGCTCTCGTACTGGATGACGACGTCCTTGCGGCCCGTCGCCGGGTCCACCTGGAGACGGAGGATGAGGCTAGCCAAGGGCGGGCTCCTTCTTCGGCGCCGCCAGGGCGGGCGCCAGGTGGGTGAAGGCCTCGCGGTCCAACACCTTGCGTTCGATGAGCAAATCCCGCAGCGCCACGAGGCGCTCCTTCTCGCGGCGGAGGATGTCACGGGCCCGGGCGCGCTGGACTTCCAGCACCTCCTGCACCGCGGCCTCCAGCGTGCTACGCGTGGCGTCCGAGAGGGCGTGCCGCTCGGCGTTCCGTCCCGGCGCCTCGAAGCGGCGCACCGGCACCCCGTCGCCGCCCATGCCCAGCTCCTCCACCAGCTCGCGGGCCATCTCCGTGGCGCGCTGCAAGTCATGAGCGCTACCCATGGAGAGGTCGTCCAGCAGCAGCGACTCCGCCTCGCGCCCGCCGAAGAGCATGCAGATGCTGTCGAGCATCTGCCCGCGCGTGACGACGTAGCGGTGCGCCGGGTCCGCGTACTGCACGAAGCCGAGCGAGCCCGCCAGGTCCCCGCGAATGCTGATGCGGTCGATGGCGGGCGCATGCGGGCAGAACAGGGCGCACACCGCGTGGCCGGCCTCGTGCGTGGCCACCACCTTCTCCTCCGCGGGCGTGAGCTCCGGCCGGTCCAGGAAGTCCGAGAGGGCCTTTTCCACGTCCACCGCCTCGGTGGGCGCCTGCGTGCCGTCGCGCAACCGCCGCCGCGCCAGCGCCCGGCATAGCGCCTGGATGTGGTCGCCGGAGAAGCGCGTGCCGGTGCCCTCCACGAGGTCACCCGTGCGCTTCACCGCGTAGTCCAGCGCGCGCTCCGTCATCCCCAGGCCCAGCTTCTTGTCGTAGATGGACAGGATGGCGCGCCGGTCCGTGCTGTTGGGGTAGGGGATGCACAGCTGGAACTCGAAGCGGCCGGGGCGCAGCAGCGCCGGGTCCAGCGACTCCACGAAGTTGGTGGTGCCCACCACGAAGACCAGCTCCTCCTTGCGGAAGCCGTCCATCTCCGTGAGGAGCTGGTTCACCATGGAGTGCTCCACCCCGGAGCCGGTGAAGGTGCCACGCGCCGCCGCGAAGGAGTCCAGCTCGTCGAAGACGATGATGCTGGGCGCGGCCTGCCGGGCGCGGACGAAAATCTGCCGGAGGTTCTCCTCGCTCTCGCCCACCCAGCGGCTCTTGAGTTCCGGGCCGCTCACCACCTGCACCGCCGCACCGAGCGAGGACGCCATCGCCTTGGCGAAGAGCGTCTTGCCCGTGCCCGGAGGACCCCAGAAAATCATCCCGCGCGGCAGCAGCCCCTCCACGCGCTTCACCGCCTCCGGGTCGTTCAGCGTGTCCTTGTGCGCGAGCAGGTCCAGGATTTCCTGCTGGAGGCGCTGCTTCACCTTGGCGTACCCGCCGATGTCCGCGTTCAGGTCCATGTCCGGCACGCTGAGGTTGCCGGTGAGCGTGGCCGAGCGGAGCTGGGAGTACGCGGGCCTCGGGTCCGCCGGGTAGTCCTCGCCGGTAATCGCGCCGAGCAGCCGGCGCAGCCGCACGGCGTTGACGCCGGACACGTGCTTGTAGAGCGCGTACGGCTGGAGGCCCCGGCCGAACTTGCGGCTCTCGCGCTGGGTGATGAGGTAGCGGAGCCTGTCGCGGCTCACGCCGAGGATGCTCTCCTTGTGCGGGAAGAGGTTCTCGATGACGCGCGGCACCGGAAAGGACGGGTCCTTGAAGCCCACCCAGACCATCTCCGGGTTCTCGTACAGCAGCGGGATGACTTCCCGCGCCTCGGACGTGAGGCCGCCGCTGCTGGTGGTGAGCAGATCCAGGTGGGGCAGCACGACGATGCGCTCGCGCACCGCTCCGCGCACCGCGTCCCGGAGCTGGGCGATGAGCGTG encodes the following:
- a CDS encoding WGR domain-containing protein codes for the protein MPRYEFKEGSSSKFWQITLADNTFTTRWGRIGTDGQEKTQTFDSPAAAKKEYEKLVREKEKKGYELAGEGDEGESDGDEGGESASNPELEATIIANPDNADAYLVYGDWLQRQGDPRGELIALQHAAMQASGEEATKLKKQVSSLLESRKAALLGDLADALDEEELTVEWHLGFIRTARVGQKDYDSDRDIGELLKELLAHPSARFLQGLTIGMAHFDDENDYEGTISSLTEALTDLGGSKTLQSLFIGDFEYPDDTEISWSHLHDISALYKLLPNLRSLRLRGHSLELGNVDLPELREFTIETGGLALSAVKSVAAAKWPKLEKLEVWFGADNYGAEGGVEDIQPILDGKGLPKLKSLGLCNSEFTDELCKVLPQSKVLKQLEQLDLSKGTMSDAGARILAENAAAFAHLKHLDLTENTLTDEGEKLVAKLSPSVAAGSQREFEEDYRYAAVGE
- a CDS encoding AAA family ATPase; its protein translation is MSSLPRRDESAAVDPISELSFDALSREAHTLRERLNRFRVALGRHFVGKQTLVDLMTVAAVAQEPLLLVGPPGTAKSDLVLKFREALRIPNEDYFEYLLTRFTEPSEVLGPIDINLLRQGRYIRREGGKLPTAKLVFLDEVFKASSAILNALLTVINERKFYQDGAPQPVKLKVLFAATNELPEHAELGALKDRFCLKAACRPVQDRYFLELLDSGLDSQTYREMNQKPWAEGHASLDDVLKAHRYLTLMMGRRETGPDGKELRDRDLFFRDELLREFRRVVQTLTREDGVFISDRKLVKLYRLLRTRAWIFHGGAVERQDLQLLSYLGESREEIDLLEEKVPRLLGLT
- a CDS encoding AAA family ATPase, giving the protein MSQRIPEETLPTELSPFAAVEAAYPAELGRVGEALLRGLPVMIEADKELTPFFYKCLRDRLKKDGKQFLYLDGRTAQEPPPGMPAPSMMATLIAQLRDAVRGAVRERIVVLPHLDLLTTSSGGLTSEAREVIPLLYENPEMVWVGFKDPSFPVPRVIENLFPHKESILGVSRDRLRYLITQRESRKFGRGLQPYALYKHVSGVNAVRLRRLLGAITGEDYPADPRPAYSQLRSATLTGNLSVPDMDLNADIGGYAKVKQRLQQEILDLLAHKDTLNDPEAVKRVEGLLPRGMIFWGPPGTGKTLFAKAMASSLGAAVQVVSGPELKSRWVGESEENLRQIFVRARQAAPSIIVFDELDSFAAARGTFTGSGVEHSMVNQLLTEMDGFRKEELVFVVGTTNFVESLDPALLRPGRFEFQLCIPYPNSTDRRAILSIYDKKLGLGMTERALDYAVKRTGDLVEGTGTRFSGDHIQALCRALARRRLRDGTQAPTEAVDVEKALSDFLDRPELTPAEEKVVATHEAGHAVCALFCPHAPAIDRISIRGDLAGSLGFVQYADPAHRYVVTRGQMLDSICMLFGGREAESLLLDDLSMGSAHDLQRATEMARELVEELGMGGDGVPVRRFEAPGRNAERHALSDATRSTLEAAVQEVLEVQRARARDILRREKERLVALRDLLIERKVLDREAFTHLAPALAAPKKEPALG